The Paenibacillus dendritiformis region GGTCATCTCGCGCAGTCTTGCATTAATGTCCATGTCGGCCGTCACGAGCGCGTTGGCTCCATACTTATCCTTGCTCAAGGCCTCGGCTACGGAATATTTAACGGTTCCGACCCGGGAGCGTTCCATCCCGGAATCGACATCAATGCCGACGATCGCCGTATTTCCGAAGACGACGCAATTCGCGTTTTTGACGCCGGGAACTTTACGGGCCAGATTGGCCAGATGTTGGCTTACCGCCCCCGCGTCTTGAATGTTGCCCTTGCCGTCCTGGATCGGCTGAGCCTGACCTCCCGCGTAACCTCCCGGTGTCGCTTGCCTGTTCGCATTGCCGCATCCGGCGAGCATCCCTACGATCACGATAGCAACCAGCAATCTATGCATCACGTATCAACCTTTCCTTTTGTTTGACAATAAAAATGAGACTTCCGATTGAGTATAGTGTGAACGGCCGCGGCATTTTTTATGTAATGTAAAATGAATCGCCACACCCTCCCTCTTGGAACGGTCTGTTCGGCGAAAGGAGAATCCAATGAGCAAAATATTTGTATTGGATACGAACGTGCTGCTGCATGATCCGAATGCGCTGTTTGCTTTTCAAGATAATGAAGTGATCATTCCTGCCGTTGTGCTCGAAGAAATGGATTCGAAAAAACGCAATGCCGATGAGCTCGGACGCAATGCGCGATCGGTATCCCGGCTGCTGGACGGCTTGCGGGAACACGGTCATCTGCATCATGGCGTCCGTCTCCCCAACGGAGGCACGCTAAAGGTGGAATTGAATCACCGCAGCTTCGTCAAGGTACAGGAGATGTTCGGAGAGGTATCGAACGACAACCGCATACTGGCTGTCGCCTTGAATTACCATTTGGAGCAAAAGCAAGCGGAGCATCCGGCGGAAGTCATCCTGGTGAGCAAGGATGTGCTTGTCCGGATTAAGGCCGACGTGCTTGGATTGCATGCGGAGGACTATTTGTCCGACCGGACGGTTCAATCGGGTGATGAATTGTACAGCGGCCTGTTCTCCGTTCATGTTCACCCCAGCATCATCGATGAATTCTACTCCTGCCGGATGCTCCAGCTGAAGCAGCTCGGGCTGCGGCTGCATCCGCATCAATTCGTCATTTTGAAGGACGAGATCGGCACGAGCAAATCCGCCTTGCTCAAGGTAAATGCCGAGGGCACCAAGCTGGAGCCGCTCTATTTGAGCAATGATCCGGTATGGGGGATTACGGCGCGCAACGCCCAGCAGCGGATGGCGCTCGAACTGCTGCTCAACGACGACATTCCACTGGTGACGCTGACAGGGAAAGCCGGCACGGGCAAGACGCTCCTGGCGTTGGCCGCCGGGCTGATGAAGGTGGAAGATGAGCGGAAGTACAAGAAGCTGTTGATTGCGCGGCCGGTCGTGCCCATGGGCAAGGATATCGGATATTTGCCCGGGGAGAAGGAGGAGAAGCTGCGGCCGTGGATGCAGCCGATTTACGATAATCTGGAGTTCCTGTTCGATACGAAAAAATCCGGGGATATCGACAAAATCCTGGTCGGCATGAACAACATTCAGGTGGAGGCGCTGACGTACATTCGAGGCCGCTCCATTCCGGGGCAGTTCATCATTATTGACGAAGCGCAAAATTTATCCAAGCATGAGGTCAAGACGATTGTCTCCCGGGTCGGAGAGGGCAGCAAAATCATCCTGATGGGGGATCCGGCGCAAATTGACCATCCGTATCTCGATTCGGCGAGCAACGGCCTGACCCATCTGGTGGAACGGTTCAAAACCGAGGGGATCAGCGGCCATGTGACGCTTGAGAAGGGGGAGCGGTCGCGCCTTGCCCAGATTGCGGCAGACTTGCTGTAGAATTGTACGTCAGATGCAGCCGGGCGTCACAGGTGGAGGAGGAACGGCTCGGGGCGAAATAGTGCTCCGGGCTTATTATTTTGCCATAATCGGATTCCGGGGTAAGGACAAGGTAGGCCAACGGTGCTACAATAGATATCAGGAGAAGTGAGGAACGGACGGAAGGGAGAGGGCAATGCCGCAATTCAAAAAAACGCTGGTCACGATCATGATGGTCTTCGTATCGCTGCTCTTGTTGTTCCAGTTCAGCGGCAGCGTCCCGCAGCAGGCGGAGCAGGATGCCTCTCCGGAGACCGACGTGAAGCCGTCGCAGGACAACGCGGGCCCCAAGCCATTGAAGCAATTGAAGGTGGCGGTGCAGCTCCCGTCGATGTCCTTCATCCAGCTTCGGCGCTTGAACCAGATGTTCATGGACGAGACCGGCATCTACGTCGAGTTGATTAACAGCTCCGTGCAGGAGGTAGAGGAAGAGTGGCCGAAGGCGATGCAGATGGAGCAGGGCGCTGATATTTTGCTGCTCGACAGTGAATCAGTGATCCCGTATGCGCGAAGAGGCTGGCTTCTGCCGCTCGATCCATCGATGAACGGAGGAGATTCGGTGCCGGCCTGGTTAAGCGACCGGGTGCGGTGGAACGGCTATGCCTGGGGCATGCCGGTTCAATTGGATCCTTATGTGCTCGTGTGGAACAAAAATAGAGTGAAATCTGCGAGCGGTGCATCCGCTCTGCCCAGCGATTGGAGCGGGTGGAAGCGGCTGTTCGACGAGAATGCGCCGGCAGTGGACGAGGAGCCGCCGGAAGCGCCGGACGGTCTGCCTTCGTCCGGTATCATTCCACCGCCGGCTATCTCTCCGGCAGCCGGCGAACGGCTTCCGTACCAATGGTTCGCGTGGCATGCGGAGGATCATCGGGCCTTGCTGTCGCTATTGTGGAGGCTCGGATTGCTTCATCCCGAATTTGTGCCGGCACAGGGAGGCCCGGAATGGGCCGGAAGGCAGACGGACAGCACAGAGGCCTCGGAGGTCCGGTGGAAGCAGACGCTGCCGGAGCTGGAGCCGTACTTGGCACATTTTCAACCTTGGAGCCCGGAATCCAGCCACATGGATACATGGGAGAAGCTGAAGGCGGGAGTGATCGCCTTCGCGATCGTCCCCTACTCGGAAGCGGCGCTGGAAGCGAGCGCCCCGCTGGCCGTCGAGCCGGCCGGAGAAGCTGCTCCGCCGGCGGGACAATGGGTGACGAGCCGCAGCTATGTCCTCGCGTCGCATACGGAAGCGGAGCAAGAAGCGAGACACTGGATCGCCTATATGACCCAATGGTCTGTCCAGCAGGAATGGTTCGAGACGCTGTCCGTCCTTCCTGTTCATGAGCAGGCGTATCTCTCCCAGAGCAGCGAGCGGCTGCTGCCGGAGCCATTTCGGCCGAAGCAGGAACGGAAGCGGCATGTATACAAGGAGGCGGAAGGGCTGGAGCAATGGTCCGGCGCCGCCAGCCGCTGGATGGCCGGACAGCTCGCCACGAAGCAGCTGCAGCTGGAATGGAATCAGCATATGAACGCAGAGAAAACCATCAACAGGGATTGAATGCCGCTGTTGATGGTTGTTTGTGTTGCCTACCATTTCATAGACAGATGCACCGTAATCTGGTTGTCTTCCACGCTGACATCGGTTGCTTCAATGAACGATACCAGCCGCTGTGGATAGAAGCCGAGATCGAATTCCTCTTCCAATTGCGAACGGGTCGTGTCCGGCAGTTCCAGGCCATTGAACATCAGGCGGTCGACATGGAACAGCATCATATTTTCCGGCTCGCTCTCCAGCGTGTAATGGCCTTGAACGAATACGTTCAGTCCGGCGCTCTCTCCTTCGGCAGACACCGAACCTTCCTGGAAGCGGAAGGAGAACTCCTCGAAAATCGGATCCTGCTCGCGCAGAAATTGATTCAGTTCTTCTTCTTGGATCGTAATGGTATACTTAGTACCATCGATTTGCAGATTGCCACTCTTCTTCACGAATTCCGGCAGCTTCTGCATCGCATCGGCCAGGGCGCGGAAATGTCGGCGCACCTCATACATGCCGATGTTCTGCCAATAGGAGGTGAACTCCTGGATAAGCCGGCTCATCGCTTCCGGATCGCTGCTGTTCGCCAGATTGGAATCGAGCTCCCGCTGCAGGGCGTTCACTCTGTCGCGCTGCCGGATAAGCTGTTCCTTGACCTGCGACAATTCCCGTTCCGTGCGGGCTAACGTATCGCGAAGCCGATTCAGATTTTTCAACTGCTCGGAATACGTCTCCAATATTTCTTGATCGGTCTTGAACAGGAACTGATAATAGTCGAACAACAGCCAGATGGAGTGTTCGTCCCGGGCGGAGAGCAGGGCCTGAAGCAGCATGTCGCGCTCTCCCATATAATAGGCGCGGAGCACGCGGCCCGCCTGCTCCCGCTTCTGATCGAAGGCGGCCGCCTGCTTGCGGAGGGCGTCTTCCGTCTGGCGCCGTTCCCCGGCAGCGGTCGACTCCTTCGCGGCGATTCGCTCGATCTCTTTGTTAAGCTCGGTAACCGACAAGCTCTGCTGGAGCAGCTTGCGCTCCGCTTCGGTCGGCTCCTTGCTCCAGCCTGTATGAACCGTCGGTTCCGCACGAGTGGCACCGGGCACCGCAATGGAGATGAGAAGTATAAATGCGAGTCCCAACAGCGCATAGCGCGCACGCTGTGCCAGTGACATCGGGTTCCCCCCTTACAAACGGTATGCACAACTCATCGTATGTCTCGTCCAGACGGGATATGACCTCTTTCCCGGCTCCGTATGCGGGGCGGCGGACAAGGAGGACGGGCACACGGCCGGTCCGCGCTGCATGACCCGGCATCGGGCCGCCAGCAGGGACCGGCAGGGCGGCCAGCCCCGGACGAGCATGGTCTATTTTTCTCACGCATAGAAAGGATGGTTGCCATGTCTCATTATCCTTCTAATTCCATTCTCATTCAACATCTAATTCACCGCATCCGCCATTCCGCCAAGGCAGCGATTCCCTTTTCGGCCTTCATGGAGAGCTGCCTGTACGATCCGGAAGGCGGCTATTACATGTCGGATCGCCCCAAAATCGGCAAGGAGGGCGATTTCTATACGAGCTCGAACGTGGGCAGCGCGATGGGGGAGATGATCGCGGTCTATATTCAGCGCCTCGCCGCGGAGAAGGGCTGGGCGCCGGACACGTTCACGATCGTCGAGTGGGGAGCGGGCAATGGCCGCCTTGCCGGACACATCAACGAGCGCATGCGCCGTGATCGCTGCAGCGGCTACCGGTACGCCATCGTGGAAGCGAGCCCTTATCATGCGCAGCTGGCCAAGGAGCGGCTGGGCGGAGAAGACTGCCCCGTATCCTGGTGGACGGAGGCCGATTATCGGCGCGAGGCGGGCGCGGGCCGGCTCTTCGTCCTCGCCAACGAACTGCTGGATGCGTTCCCGGTCGAGCGCATCCGCGCATCGGACGGGCAGATCGAGCAATGCTTCGTTGCCTGGGAGGAGGCGGAGCAGAGCTTCCGTCCCGTCTGGCTTCCGGCAGAACCGGAAGTGCTCCGCTGGCTCAAGCGCTATCGGATCGAGCTGCCGGAAGGCCGCATCTGCGACGCCGGCATCGCCATGAGCGGCTGGCTCGGCACGATGCTGCGGCATGCATCCGACGCGGAGTTCATCTTCATCGATTACGGCGATGTAACGGAAGAATTGACGGCGGAGCATCGCGTCGAGGGGACGCTGATGTGCTATCACCGGCATCGCGCCCATGACAACCCGTGGATACATATCGGCGAGCAGGATATGACGGCCATGGTCGATTTCAGCGTCTGCCAGCAGGCCGCTCTCGAAGCAGGGGCTCTGATCCGGAATTATATGACGCAGCAAGCCTTCCTGCTGGAGCAAGGTCTGCTGCAGGAGCTGGTCGACCATGCGCAGCCCGATCCGTTCAGTCCGGAAGCGCGCCGCAACCGGGCGATCCGGCAGCTGCTCCTGAGCGATCGGTTGAGCGAACGGTTCCGCGTGCTGCTGCTCGCGCGGCACGCTTCCGCATAGCTGCCGGCGCGGGCAGATGGCAGCGGGAGCTGCTTGAAAATAAAGAACGGCCGAAGCCCGGAGGCTTCGGCCGTAACTGTTATGTGCTGCTCATCAGCATATCCTGCATCGTCACCTCGGCGTATCCGCCTTAGAACGGCTTGCCCATTACGAATACGGTCCAGTAAGAGAAGCCGGTGAAGCATACAAGCATGTACCCCCAGAACAGAAGTATATATGTACGCTCGGACAATTTCAGATATCCCAACAACACAAAGAAGGCGGTCTGCATGAAGAAGAGCAGAGCCATCTCGATCATGTCTCCAGCAAACGCCATTAGACCGATGACTAATGTCCAGAAGCCGAGTACGCGATACATTCGTGCCACGATTCATCCTCCTCTCGTTACGATCGGTCCCACTTTTCTAATGATATTATAGCGTTCGCAATTGGTTATGTAAACGATTAACCGTGACGAAAAACCAAATAATTTGTTCAGATCTTCATAAATGTGATATAAAGCATGGACACGCGCACGTATGTTTCCTAGGAAAAATGGATATACATTTTAGTATCCGATAGATTCTATGAAATCTAGCATGGGCATAGAGATGGAATAAGCGGTTATTTCAAGCGGCAGTATACTCCGCTCCAATAATCGGATGGCGAACGCGGCGTAGCTGCTTGCGACCGATATGAATGATGGAAGTCGTTAGGAGGTTATTTCATGACAGCAATAAGGCAAGATGCATGGACCGCAGATGATGATTTGATTTTAGCGGAAGTTACACTTCGGCACATCCGGGAAGGAAGTACCCAGTTGGCCGCTTTTGAGGAAGTGGGAGAAAAGATTGGACGCACGTCCGCAGCATGCGGATTCCGTTGGAACAGCTGCGTCCGCAAAAAGTACGAGGCGGCGATACAGCTGGCCAAGGCGCAGCGGCAGAAGCGCAATTATTTGAAAAAGCAGCCGCTGGGCGCTCAAGTCGCTTCTCTTACGCTGCAAGAGGGAGAAGACACCGATTTGAAAGGCGAGATGTTGTCGGAAGAATCGTTGTCGATGGACATGGTTATCCGTTATTTGCGCCAGATGCGCAACAACGTGCAGGAAATGACTCGCCAAATCAAGCATATGGAAAAAGAACTGCATGAAAAGGAAGAATACTGTGTTCGTCTGCAGCGGGAAAATGAGGAGCTCTCTAAGCAAGTCAACGTGGTAGAGACCGACTATCGTACGGTGAACGATGATTATAAAGCGCTCATTCAAATTATGGACCGTGCCCGCCGATTGGCTATCTTGAGCGAGGAAGACGATGATGTGAAGACGCGGTTCCGTATGGACGCCAACGGCAATTTGGAGCGAATCGAATAGGCGCCGGCTTCCGTCCCCGGCACATGCAGGACGGCGCAAGGAAAGCACCTGGCGAGAGAATTCTCTCACTTGGCGCTTTTTTTGTGTTTTTGCTGATTCTTTGATATAACAAGGACACTGATAGTGCGTGTTCAATTATTCATATATAACGAGAACGAGCCGATAGAAGATCGGAAGAAGGAGAGAGACGAACATGATTGTCGATATTATCGGAGGAGGCGCGCTCGGCCTCCTGTTCGCGGGGCGGCTGCTGGCCGGCGGCGAGGCCGGAGTCCGGCTGTGGACGAGAACGGAGGAGCAGGCGGAGAAGATTCGCACCGAAGGCTTCGAGGCAGTGGAGCTGTCAGGGCAGCGCTCCCATTATGAAGGGGTAGATGCGTTCCCGCTTTCGCTGGCGCCGGCCCGGCTGCGCCGTCATGGCTTGGAAGCCGGCATGATATGGCTGTTCGTCAAGCAGACGCATATCGGACCCGAGCTGCTCAGCGTGCTGGCGGAGATGCCGCGGCAGCCCGGCGCGACCCTCGTCTGCTTCCAGAACGGGGTCGGCCATGCCGAAGCGTTGGCGGGGGTATGGCCTTCTCCGTCGCTCGCGGTCGCTGTTACGACGGAGGCGGCAGCCAGAGAGGGAATGAACCGGATTCGTCATACCGGATCCGGAGCAACCTGGATCGGTCCGGCCGCCGCAGAGGAGGACGCCCGGTCTCATGCCTTGAATTTTTCATGCATTTCTGCGAAGAACTTGTTGGAAAAGGCAGGAATTGAGGCGTTTGTGTCGAACAACATCGAAGACATGGTCTATCAAAAGCTGCTCGTCAACGCCGTCATCAATCCGTTGACCGCGCTGCTGCGCGTCAAGAACGGAGAACTGCTGGACGGGGCGGAACGGATGGAGCTTATGCGGGATTTGTTGGCTGAAGCGGCCGGGGTCTATCATGCCGCCGGCATCCCGGTGAATGAAGAGGAAGCTTGGAAGCGGATTATGGACGTGTGCCGCCTGACGGCCGGCAACACCTCTTCCATGCTGCAAGATATATTGGCCGGCCGCCCGACGGAATGCGAGGCCATTACGGGCGCGATTATCCGGCTCGGCGCGCGCTATGGGGCCGGCACCCCGCTGCATCAGACGATATACCGCCTGATCCGGGCTGGCGAGCCAAGACACCGCTAGCATCTACTTCTTCTGTCCAAAGGAGTGAGTCACACCGCCCATGTATACCATTTTCGTATTTTTATCGGCATTGCCGTTTTTTCCGTTCATCATCGTATGGTTTGCCGGTTCCTACTGGGTCAAGCCCAAGAAAAAAGCGTTCATGCTGGCCATGGACGTGACGACATTCTTCCTTATCGCATCGGTTGGGGGCCTCTATAATACGATAACAGGCTCCTCCGCCGGATTCTATTGGATCTGTCTTATGCTGCTCCTTGCCATCGGCTTGCTTGGCGGCCTCCAGCACCGCAAATACGGGAAAATTCACGTTCAGCGGCTGGCGAGGACGATCTGGAGATTGGCATTCTTCATTCTCAGCATCCTGTATATTATCCTGCTGCTCATCGGCATTATCGCCTATGTTGCGAGCGTGTAGCCCCCACGGGGCGCGCGTGCGCGAACAGCGCCTCTTTGACGTACCTAAGCCGCATTGTGTACAATCGAGACGATAGACAGAGGAGGCGGCTTACATGACTTGGCCTATATTGAACATACCTGTACAGCAATCATTGGCAAGACGATACATAGAACGGGACGACGCGATCATCGAATCGCTATATGAATACCATCCGGATCGCGATTGGGAGGCGCGCGTCCGATGGGTGGATGAAGCGGCGCATCTGCGGGCGGATCGTAAGCAGCTCGTCTCCGTCCTGCGCCGATATAATAAGGCAAGGAACGATCATCCGGCCGTGACGGCATCGCTGGACCAACTGGAGCGGGACGACGCCCTCGTCGTCGTCGGCGGACAGCAGGGCGGATTATTTACCGGCCCGCTGCTCGTCGTCTACAAGGCGGTATCGATTATCCGCATGGCTCAGGAGGCGGAGGCGAGACTGGGCCGTCCGGTCATTCCGATTTTCTGGATCGCGGGAGAGGATCATGATTTCGATGAAGTGAATCATGCGTATTTCCTCACCCCGGAACCTTCTGTCGCCCGGGTCCGGGTGGAGAAGAAGGAGGGAGCGCGCGCACCGGTCAGCAGCATTCGGCTGGATGAGGAGCAATGGGAAGCGGTCTTGAACGAGGTAGACGCCTTGCTGCCGGCTACGGAGTTCAAGCCGGCGCTGATGGAGCGGGTGCGGGAAGCATCCGCCGGCGCCGCGTCGCTTACCGATGCTTGCGCCGTGCTGCTCGGCGGCATGTTCGGCCCATACGGCCTCGTGTTCCTTGATTCGGCCGATCCGGAGCTGCGCCAGGTCGAAGGGCCGATGTTCCGCAGCCTCATCGCGCAGAACGACCTGCTGAGACAGGCCTACGGCGCCAGCGAGCGCGAGCTGGCTTCGCGCGGCTTCCCGACTCAGGCGGACCGTGCCGAGAACGGAGCGAATCTGTTCCTGATTCACGAGGGAGAGCGGCATCTGCTGTTCAAGGAAGACGGAGGCTTTACCGATCGGCATCGGACGCTGGTCCGAAGCGAGGATGAGCTGATGGCCGCCGCCGAATCGGCGCCCCATCTGTTGAGCAACAACGTGCTGACCCGCCCGTTGATGCAGGAATATTTGTTCCCGGTGCTGGCCATCGTGCTCGGTCCCGGCGAGATCGCCTACTGGGCGCAGACGAAAGAGGCTTTCCGCGCGCTCGGCATGCGGATGCCGCTGCTCTGGCCGCGCATGGGCTTCACCTGCCTGGAAGGGACCGTGAACAAGCTCCTCGGGAAATATGAATTGACGGCCGGAGACATCATCGGGCATTATGAGGAGAGGAAGGAAGCGTGGCTGACGGCTCAGGATGAACTGGGGCTCGATGAACGGTTCGCTTCGCTCCGCCATGATGTCGATGCCCGCTATGAAGAGCTGCTTGCCCGGCTGAACGAAGCGCTCCCCGCGCTAGGCCGCCTGGGGGACACGAACCGGGCGAAGGTGCTGGAGCAGATCGACTTCCTGCACCACCGGGCGAAGGATGCGCTCCAGAAGCAGCATGAATCGGGTCTTCGCCAATGGGTGCGGATGAGGCTGACGCTCCATCCGCAGGATCGGCCGCAGGAGCGCGTCTACAATATGCTGATGTACGCCTGCCGCTACGGGGACGGCTGGTTCAAGCCAATCATGGAAGCTCCCGTCCTGTGGAACGGGGAGAACCGCTTGGTTGTGCTCTAACAATGGTTGCCAGCCCGGGTCAACAGGCGCGCATCTGCTGAATACGATAGCTATAACAGGAAGGGAAGGGTGTAGAGGATGAGTCAGACAAAAGCAGCGGAGCATAGCATCGTCCGCGATATTGCATTGGCCCCGGAAGGGCATTTGAAGATCGATTGGGTGCAGGCCCATATGCCGGTGCTGAACCGGATTCGCAAGCAATTCGAAGCGGAGCAGCCGTTCAAGGGCTTGAAGGTGGCGATCTCGCTCCACCTGGAAGCGAAGACGGCTTATCTGGCCAAGGTCGTGCAGGCTGGAGGCGCCGATGTGACGATTACCGGCAGCAACCCGTTATCGACGCAGGACGATGTCTGCGCCGCGCTGGTTGAAGACGGCATTACCGTCTATGCGAAGTACAATCCGGAACCGGAAGAGTACAAGCAGCTGCTCCTCCGCACGCTGGAGACGAAGCCGGACCTGATTATCGACGACGGCGGCGATCTGATCTCGATTCTGCACTCCGAGCGTCCGGATCTGCGTGAGCAGGTGCGCGGCGGCGCCGAGGAGACGACGACAGGCATTCTGCGCCTGAAGGCGATGGAGAAGGATGGCACGCTCCAATTCCCGATGGTCGCCGTCAATGACGCCTTCTGCAAATACTTGTTCGACAACCGGTACGGCACAGGCCAATCGGTGTGGGACGGCATCAACCGTACAACGAATCTCGTCGTGGCCGGCAAGACCGTCGTCGTCGTCGGTTATGGCTGGTGCGGCAAAGGCGTGGCGATGCGGGCGAAAGGCCTCGGCGCGAACGTCGTCGTGACGGAGATCGACGCCATTAAGGCCGTCGAAGCGTATATGGACGGATTCACCGTGCTGCCGATGAGCGAAGCGGCTCGCGCAGGCGATATTTTCGTGACGGTCACGGGGAACCGCGATGTCATTCGCGGCGAGCATTACGACGTCATGAAGGATGGCGCGATTTTGTCCAACGCCGGCCATTTCGATGTGGAAGTGAATAAGCCGGAGCTGGAAGCACGCGCGCAGAACGTGCATACGGTCCGCAAAAATATTGAAGAATACAAGTTGAAGGACGGACGCAGCATTTATCTGCTGGCGGAAGGCCGCCTCGTCAACCTGGCAGCGGGGGACGGGCACCCGGCAGAGATTATGGATATGACGTTTGCCCTGCAGGCGTTGTCGCTGAAATATGTGAACGAGCACTATGAGCGCATCGGCAGCAAGGTTGTCAATGTGCCGTACGAACTGGATGAGCAGGTCGCCCGCTTCAAGCTGGAGTCGCTCGGCATTTCGATCGACACGCTGTCGGCTGAACAGCAATCGTATTTGGCCAGCTGGCAGGAACATTAATAGCCGCGTTACCGGCCGCCCGCTTCTTTGCTTCATAGAAGGCAAAGAAGGCGGGCGGTCTTTTTTTACATAGATAACAAAGGCCGCCCGCAACATTTGATTTCCATATTCCGTTAGGTAAGGTACAGATTGCGATCGCATCCAGAGGAGTTCGGAAGACGATGTGCCAAATAAAAGGGGGAATATGGGTTATGTCAAGGATCGGGATGAGGAAGGTAAAGGAAACAGATAAGCGGGAAGGCCGAATGAGGCGGCTTGCCCGCTTCGGAGCGCTTCTGCTCGGGATGCTCATGCTCGCGCTGGCCGCCGGCTGCGGAGCCGTCTCCTCAGATCAAGCCTCCGAGGCCGGAACGGTCATGAACCAATCGGAAGCGGCAATGGATAAGGGGGAGAGCCTGTCACCTGCCGGCGCTGGGTTCGCCAAGCAGGACGAGTCGAGCTTCGTCCCCGCCGATCGGAAGCTGATCTATGAGGCGAATATCCGCATGGAGGTCAAAAACTATGAGGCCGCCAAGCAGCGGCTGCAGCAATTGGTTGAACACTCGAAGGGATATGTGCTGCAATTCTCCGATCAGGAGTCGGAGAGCGAGCGTGGGGGCTCCTTCGTCATTAAGGTACCTGCGGCAGGATTCACCGCTTTTCTTGATGAGCTAGGAACATGGGAAGTACTCGATTATCACCGTGAATATTCGGCCAATGACGTGACGGAGGAGTACGTCGATCTGGAAGCGAGACTAACTGCGCAGCGCGCCATGGAAGCCCGGCTGCTGGCGTTCATGGAGAAGGCGACGCGCGCGGACGATCTGGTCCAGTTCTCCAGCGAGCTCGGGTCTGTGCAGTCGGAGATTGAGCAGATTGTCGGGCGCAAGCGGTATCTGGATAATCATGTGGCCATGTCAACCGTAAATATGAGATTGTATCAGCCGGTCAATGTTCCGGTCGTGCAGGGCTTGAAAAATGCATTCGGAACCCGGATGGCGAATACGCTCGTTCAAAGCTGGGAGGCGCTGGTCCAGTTCGTTCAGGTCATTATTTTATTTTTGACGGCGCTCCTTCCTTTTGCCTGCGCCGCCGCCATTGTCGGCGTTCCG contains the following coding sequences:
- a CDS encoding YhcN/YlaJ family sporulation lipoprotein; the protein is MHRLLVAIVIVGMLAGCGNANRQATPGGYAGGQAQPIQDGKGNIQDAGAVSQHLANLARKVPGVKNANCVVFGNTAIVGIDVDSGMERSRVGTVKYSVAEALSKDKYGANALVTADMDINARLREMTADIRQGRPISGFANELADIVGRIVPQIPNDVKQIESNAPEPSPTNGARSQQAR
- a CDS encoding PhoH family protein, encoding MSKIFVLDTNVLLHDPNALFAFQDNEVIIPAVVLEEMDSKKRNADELGRNARSVSRLLDGLREHGHLHHGVRLPNGGTLKVELNHRSFVKVQEMFGEVSNDNRILAVALNYHLEQKQAEHPAEVILVSKDVLVRIKADVLGLHAEDYLSDRTVQSGDELYSGLFSVHVHPSIIDEFYSCRMLQLKQLGLRLHPHQFVILKDEIGTSKSALLKVNAEGTKLEPLYLSNDPVWGITARNAQQRMALELLLNDDIPLVTLTGKAGTGKTLLALAAGLMKVEDERKYKKLLIARPVVPMGKDIGYLPGEKEEKLRPWMQPIYDNLEFLFDTKKSGDIDKILVGMNNIQVEALTYIRGRSIPGQFIIIDEAQNLSKHEVKTIVSRVGEGSKIILMGDPAQIDHPYLDSASNGLTHLVERFKTEGISGHVTLEKGERSRLAQIAADLL
- a CDS encoding extracellular solute-binding protein; translation: MPQFKKTLVTIMMVFVSLLLLFQFSGSVPQQAEQDASPETDVKPSQDNAGPKPLKQLKVAVQLPSMSFIQLRRLNQMFMDETGIYVELINSSVQEVEEEWPKAMQMEQGADILLLDSESVIPYARRGWLLPLDPSMNGGDSVPAWLSDRVRWNGYAWGMPVQLDPYVLVWNKNRVKSASGASALPSDWSGWKRLFDENAPAVDEEPPEAPDGLPSSGIIPPPAISPAAGERLPYQWFAWHAEDHRALLSLLWRLGLLHPEFVPAQGGPEWAGRQTDSTEASEVRWKQTLPELEPYLAHFQPWSPESSHMDTWEKLKAGVIAFAIVPYSEAALEASAPLAVEPAGEAAPPAGQWVTSRSYVLASHTEAEQEARHWIAYMTQWSVQQEWFETLSVLPVHEQAYLSQSSERLLPEPFRPKQERKRHVYKEAEGLEQWSGAASRWMAGQLATKQLQLEWNQHMNAEKTINRD
- a CDS encoding class I SAM-dependent methyltransferase, with protein sequence MSHYPSNSILIQHLIHRIRHSAKAAIPFSAFMESCLYDPEGGYYMSDRPKIGKEGDFYTSSNVGSAMGEMIAVYIQRLAAEKGWAPDTFTIVEWGAGNGRLAGHINERMRRDRCSGYRYAIVEASPYHAQLAKERLGGEDCPVSWWTEADYRREAGAGRLFVLANELLDAFPVERIRASDGQIEQCFVAWEEAEQSFRPVWLPAEPEVLRWLKRYRIELPEGRICDAGIAMSGWLGTMLRHASDAEFIFIDYGDVTEELTAEHRVEGTLMCYHRHRAHDNPWIHIGEQDMTAMVDFSVCQQAALEAGALIRNYMTQQAFLLEQGLLQELVDHAQPDPFSPEARRNRAIRQLLLSDRLSERFRVLLLARHASA
- a CDS encoding DUF2626 domain-containing protein — translated: MARMYRVLGFWTLVIGLMAFAGDMIEMALLFFMQTAFFVLLGYLKLSERTYILLFWGYMLVCFTGFSYWTVFVMGKPF
- a CDS encoding RsfA family transcriptional regulator, translated to MTAIRQDAWTADDDLILAEVTLRHIREGSTQLAAFEEVGEKIGRTSAACGFRWNSCVRKKYEAAIQLAKAQRQKRNYLKKQPLGAQVASLTLQEGEDTDLKGEMLSEESLSMDMVIRYLRQMRNNVQEMTRQIKHMEKELHEKEEYCVRLQRENEELSKQVNVVETDYRTVNDDYKALIQIMDRARRLAILSEEDDDVKTRFRMDANGNLERIE
- a CDS encoding ketopantoate reductase family protein: MIVDIIGGGALGLLFAGRLLAGGEAGVRLWTRTEEQAEKIRTEGFEAVELSGQRSHYEGVDAFPLSLAPARLRRHGLEAGMIWLFVKQTHIGPELLSVLAEMPRQPGATLVCFQNGVGHAEALAGVWPSPSLAVAVTTEAAAREGMNRIRHTGSGATWIGPAAAEEDARSHALNFSCISAKNLLEKAGIEAFVSNNIEDMVYQKLLVNAVINPLTALLRVKNGELLDGAERMELMRDLLAEAAGVYHAAGIPVNEEEAWKRIMDVCRLTAGNTSSMLQDILAGRPTECEAITGAIIRLGARYGAGTPLHQTIYRLIRAGEPRHR
- a CDS encoding DUF3397 domain-containing protein; this encodes MYTIFVFLSALPFFPFIIVWFAGSYWVKPKKKAFMLAMDVTTFFLIASVGGLYNTITGSSAGFYWICLMLLLAIGLLGGLQHRKYGKIHVQRLARTIWRLAFFILSILYIILLLIGIIAYVASV